One segment of Triticum aestivum cultivar Chinese Spring chromosome 2A, IWGSC CS RefSeq v2.1, whole genome shotgun sequence DNA contains the following:
- the LOC123189696 gene encoding 2,3-dimethylmalate lyase, with the protein MACYAALLHQPPASPSPCTSGRAGSCRVRPPPLLQRRAPPLSARARISPRCSYAAAGGSAGAGAGEQPAAALRRVLETPGAHQAPACYDALSARLVERAGFRACFTSGFSISAARLGLPDVGLISYGEMIDQGRLITEAVSIPVIGDADNGYGNCMNVKRTVKGFINAGFAGIILEDQVSPKACGHTQGRKVVSREEAIMHIKAAVDARKESGSDIVIVARTDSRQALSLDEALWRARAFADAGADVLFIDALASREEMMAFCAVSPGVPKMANMLEGGGKTPILSPLELEEIGYKIIAYPLSLIGVSMRAMEDVLVAIKGGRIPPPSSLPSFEEIKDTLGFNRYYEEEKRYVASPAQSSFGSGNYDYTTEASSSGDTKSRTEKSQEPIIDILPQLYDPGSAGGRGPSSGMWSRTLRLKITGRDGVQKIDARIPAGFLEGMTKVIPGLAGTNIMERLRNAPMDSDNPQNGQILLDFEDGMGDRIQVFIA; encoded by the exons ATGGCGTGCTACGCCGCTCTCCTGCACCAGCCGCCCGCCTCGCCGTCCCCGTGCACCTCAGGCCGCGCCGGCTCCTGCCGCGTCCGGCCGCCTCCGCTCCTCCAGCGCCGAGCCCCTCCCCTGTCCGCGCGCGCTCGGATCTCCCCGCGCTGCTCCTACGCCGCAGCCGGAGGGAGCGCCGGAGCGGGCGCCGGGGAGCAGCCCGCGGCGGCGCTCCGGAGAGTGCTGGAGACGCCGGGCGCCCACCAGGCGCCCGCTTGCTACGATGCGCTCAGCGCCCGCCTAGTCGAGCGCGCCGGGTTCAGGGCCTGCTTCACGAGCG GCTTCTCAATATCTGCTGCAAGGCTTGGATTGCCAGATGTTGGTCTGATCTCCTATGGCGAAATGATAGATCAAGGGCGTTTAATCACTGAAGCAGTGTCGATACCTGTAATTGGTGATGCTGATAATGGTTATGGAAACTGTATGAATGTCAAGAGGACAGTGAAAGGATTTATCAATGCTGGTTTTGCTGGAATTATTCTTGAAGATCAG GTGTCACCAAAAGCATGTGGACATACACAAGGAAGGAAAGTTGTCTCGAGAGAGGAAGCGATTATGCACATAAAAGCTGCTGTAGATGCCAGGAAGGAGAGTGGCTCTGACATTGTTATTGTGGCAAGGACAGATTCTCGTCAAGCTTTGTCTCTTGATGAAGCGTTATGGAGAGCACGAGCTTTTGCTGATGCTGGAGCAGATGTTCTATTCATTGATGCCCTTGCCTCAAGGGAAGAGATGATGGCGTTTTGTGCAGTTTCACCTGGAGTTCCAAAAATG GCCAACATGTTAGAAGGTGGTGGTAAAACTCCTATACTGAGCCCTCTTGAACTTGAAGAAATTGGTTACAAAATTATAGCCTACCCATTATCTCTAATTGGGGTATCAATGCGTGCAATGGag GATGTTCTTGTTGCTATAAAAGGTGGCCGCATACCTCCTCCAAGTAGCTTGCCATCATTTGAGGAGATCAAGGATACACTAGGGTTTAACCGCTATTATGAAGAGGAAAAGCGATACGTTGCGTCACCAGCTCAATCATCCTTTGGGAGTG GTAATTATGATTATACAACTGAAGCAAGCAGTTCAGGAGACACCAAGTCGAGGACTGAGAAATCACAAGAACCTATTATTGACATACTGCCACAGCTCTATGATCCTGGTTCCGCTGGAGGCAGAGGTCCTTCAAGTGGGATGTGGTCCCGCACACTTCGATTAAAGATTACAGGAAGAGATGGGGTCCAGAAAATTGATGCCAGGATACCT GCTGGATTCTTAGAAGGGATGACAAAAGTTATACCAG GCCTGGCTGGAACTAATATCATGGAAAGGCTTCGGAACGCGCCTATGGATTCAGACAACCCCCAGAACGGGCAGATACTGCTTGATTTTGAGGACGGCATGGGAGATAGGATCCAGGTGTTCATCGCGTGA